From the genome of Niabella agricola, one region includes:
- the mgtA gene encoding magnesium-translocating P-type ATPase: MERFWLQDVRVLLTQLGSSWEGLSARSVSTLQKQQKAREKIGDRKPWVSNLLLLAAQYKSPLVMLLIFAVFLSISLQEYSEGVIIAIVLLLTGGLSFFQERTAGKAIEHLKQLTRIKACVKRDGIIRDVYFEEIVPGDIVLLNAGDIIPGDACILESNDLHLNEAALTGESFPVAKFAGNCSVTGPLSKISNAVFKGTNVTNGSATVLVVNTGRNTVLGKIGRSLQQAEGPTSFEKGIYKFGYLLMYLTFVISGIILIVNVLQGKPIFDSVLFALALAVGLTPELLPAIMTITLSAGAKRMARKKVIVRKLTALQNLGEMDLLCCDKTGTITTGIMALNNAVDIEGAQSAKVLLYVYLNAFFQSGFSNPIDEAIMKVTGCDVADYRKIGEVPYDFHRKRLSILVGNEHQCIMITKGAVHNIVGVCSMIETRTGKIALDHATARQIENAFETFSSQGYRTLGVCYKNLAADSRLSKDDEADMVFLGLITLSDVPKNGIAESISRLKAIGIGLKIITGDNRFVAGHLATQIGVNTESLICGGDMEQLSDDALREAVNRTHVFAEVLPEQKEKIVKLLRQTGHAVGYLGDGINDANALKTADVGISIDNAVDVAKEAADIVLLDRDIDVIRQGVEEGRRTFGNTMKYIYITISANFGNMLSMAVASLVLPFLPILPVQILLNNFLSDLPAIALASDNVDKETLLKPAKWNLKFISRFMFVFGLQSSIFDFITFGVLYWYFYTAPALLRTGWFIESLLSEIAILFVLRTRLFFFKSKPSKALLASSAFTLLLFLFILCTPVSRKFAFYSLPATILGIIILIVIAYMTAAEMTKKWMMNKIR; encoded by the coding sequence TTGGAACGTTTTTGGCTTCAGGATGTAAGGGTGCTTTTAACGCAGTTGGGTAGCAGTTGGGAAGGCCTGAGTGCGCGTTCGGTAAGCACGCTTCAGAAGCAGCAAAAGGCCAGGGAGAAAATTGGTGACCGGAAACCATGGGTAAGCAACTTGCTGTTACTGGCGGCTCAGTACAAGAGCCCCTTGGTAATGCTCTTGATTTTTGCTGTTTTTCTATCCATTTCTTTACAGGAATATTCTGAAGGCGTCATTATCGCCATTGTATTATTACTTACAGGGGGCTTGAGTTTTTTCCAGGAACGGACTGCTGGAAAGGCGATTGAGCATTTAAAACAGTTAACGCGTATTAAGGCTTGTGTAAAAAGAGACGGCATTATCCGGGATGTTTATTTTGAAGAAATAGTGCCGGGCGATATTGTATTGTTGAATGCAGGAGACATTATTCCGGGTGATGCCTGTATTTTGGAATCGAATGACCTGCATCTAAACGAAGCGGCGCTTACCGGGGAGTCTTTCCCTGTAGCGAAATTTGCTGGTAACTGTTCGGTCACAGGGCCGCTGTCGAAAATTTCCAATGCTGTTTTTAAAGGCACAAATGTTACCAATGGATCGGCAACGGTTCTTGTTGTAAATACCGGCAGGAATACAGTTCTGGGAAAAATAGGTCGTTCGCTGCAGCAGGCAGAAGGGCCCACTTCCTTTGAAAAAGGGATCTACAAATTCGGCTATTTGCTGATGTACCTGACTTTTGTTATTTCCGGGATTATACTTATTGTAAATGTATTGCAAGGCAAGCCGATCTTTGATTCCGTTTTGTTTGCCCTCGCTTTGGCGGTAGGGCTGACGCCGGAGTTGCTTCCTGCAATTATGACCATTACCCTGTCTGCAGGGGCCAAACGCATGGCCCGTAAGAAAGTGATTGTTCGGAAGCTAACGGCACTACAAAATTTGGGTGAAATGGATTTGCTCTGTTGTGATAAAACAGGAACCATTACCACCGGCATCATGGCTCTTAATAATGCCGTAGACATCGAGGGGGCGCAGAGCGCAAAGGTTTTGTTGTATGTATATCTGAACGCGTTCTTCCAGTCGGGCTTTTCCAATCCGATAGACGAAGCGATTATGAAAGTCACCGGCTGCGATGTAGCGGACTATCGGAAGATTGGCGAAGTACCCTACGATTTCCATCGCAAGCGGCTGAGTATCCTGGTCGGAAATGAGCATCAATGTATCATGATCACAAAGGGCGCCGTCCACAATATTGTTGGCGTTTGCAGTATGATTGAGACGAGAACCGGAAAGATTGCGCTTGACCATGCCACGGCCCGCCAAATTGAAAACGCTTTTGAAACCTTCAGTTCCCAGGGATACCGTACCCTGGGCGTCTGTTATAAAAACCTTGCTGCAGATTCCAGGCTTTCAAAAGATGACGAGGCTGACATGGTTTTTTTGGGATTAATAACGCTGTCTGATGTTCCTAAAAATGGTATTGCGGAATCGATTAGCCGGTTGAAAGCGATCGGAATCGGCCTGAAAATCATCACCGGCGATAACCGGTTTGTTGCAGGTCATTTAGCCACACAGATCGGGGTGAACACCGAATCCCTGATTTGCGGAGGAGATATGGAACAGCTGTCTGATGACGCACTTCGTGAAGCGGTGAACCGGACGCATGTATTTGCAGAAGTCTTGCCAGAGCAAAAAGAAAAGATTGTAAAATTGCTGCGCCAAACCGGGCATGCTGTAGGATATTTAGGAGATGGTATTAACGATGCCAACGCTTTAAAAACCGCCGATGTGGGGATTTCCATCGACAACGCGGTGGATGTAGCAAAGGAGGCTGCGGATATAGTATTGCTGGATCGGGATATTGATGTGATCCGGCAGGGAGTGGAGGAGGGCAGAAGAACGTTTGGTAATACCATGAAGTACATTTATATTACTATTAGCGCAAACTTCGGTAATATGCTCAGCATGGCGGTGGCTTCGCTGGTGCTTCCTTTTTTACCAATATTACCAGTACAAATTTTACTGAACAACTTTTTGAGCGACTTGCCGGCCATTGCCCTGGCCTCAGACAATGTAGACAAAGAGACGCTGCTCAAACCCGCAAAATGGAACCTGAAATTTATCAGCCGTTTTATGTTTGTTTTTGGACTACAGAGTTCAATATTTGACTTTATTACTTTTGGAGTGCTGTATTGGTATTTTTATACGGCTCCCGCGCTATTAAGAACGGGCTGGTTTATAGAAAGCCTTTTGTCTGAAATCGCTATTTTGTTCGTATTGAGAACCCGGCTTTTTTTCTTTAAAAGTAAACCATCCAAAGCCTTACTTGCATCAAGTGCATTTACGCTTTTGTTGTTTTTATTCATCCTTTGTACGCCGGTGTCCCGGAAGTTTGCATTCTATTCCTTACCCGCAACGATCCTGGGGATTATCATCCTGATTGTAATTGCCTATATGACCGCCGCTGAAATGACTAAAAAATGGATGATGAATAAAATCCGGTAG
- a CDS encoding pyridoxamine 5'-phosphate oxidase family protein gives MFQELSNDQIESVLQRRIFGHLGCHADGLTYIVPICYAYHQGCIFGRTAEGLKLKMMRENPDVCFQVEHVETMAKWESVICWGKFKELSKAEDRLNAIRVLQGRVAAKVESDDLLQSSYWPFAISDSDNDGVLFCVELKQMTGRSSICRNEANRWRGRLPDTRENYFESL, from the coding sequence ATGTTCCAGGAATTAAGCAACGATCAAATTGAAAGCGTATTACAGCGGAGGATTTTCGGTCATCTCGGTTGTCATGCGGATGGACTGACATATATTGTGCCTATTTGTTATGCCTACCATCAGGGTTGTATTTTCGGCCGGACGGCTGAAGGGTTAAAGCTGAAAATGATGCGTGAAAACCCGGATGTGTGTTTCCAGGTTGAGCATGTTGAGACCATGGCGAAATGGGAGAGCGTGATTTGCTGGGGCAAGTTTAAAGAGCTAAGTAAAGCAGAGGACCGGCTGAACGCCATTCGTGTGTTGCAGGGGCGGGTTGCCGCCAAAGTGGAAAGCGACGACTTGCTACAGTCTTCTTACTGGCCGTTTGCTATTTCCGATTCGGATAACGATGGAGTGCTCTTTTGTGTGGAATTGAAACAAATGACCGGCCGTAGTTCCATTTGTAGAAATGAAGCGAATAGATGGAGAGGGCGATTGCCGGATACCCGTGAAAACTATTTCGAGTCGTTGTGA
- a CDS encoding polysaccharide deacetylase family protein, with translation MPVNTKLKPGACRQNVFLGCFIFVFLLSGGLGHKTDPIAAGTRVDKAYTAGYKFATNVTGSVSSKTRFRQPPVLCYHQVRNWVASDAKADRSYIVPVKTFHEQMSILNDSGYRAVLPDQWIAYRQRNEPLPQKTFILTFDDGTRSQFDHALPELDRLGYKAVFFIMTVAMDKNRYMTRKQIRRLAEEGHVIGCHTWDHHDVRFYKEADWQVQLVQPARLLEAVTGRPVRYFAYPFGSWNAAAVKQLINNNYKMGFQLYGPLDRETPEFTVRRILVDGGWSANRLMKAMAQFKAQNP, from the coding sequence ATGCCGGTAAATACGAAATTAAAACCCGGAGCCTGCAGACAAAATGTCTTTCTGGGGTGTTTCATCTTTGTTTTTCTGTTGTCGGGTGGTTTGGGTCATAAAACGGATCCCATAGCTGCCGGAACCCGGGTTGACAAAGCATATACGGCCGGTTATAAATTTGCCACAAATGTTACCGGGAGTGTTTCCTCCAAAACCCGTTTTCGCCAACCCCCTGTGTTATGTTATCATCAGGTGAGGAATTGGGTGGCCTCGGATGCAAAGGCCGACCGGTCCTATATCGTGCCGGTAAAAACTTTTCATGAGCAAATGAGCATACTAAATGACTCCGGGTACAGGGCTGTTTTACCCGATCAATGGATTGCTTACCGGCAGCGTAATGAGCCGCTACCGCAAAAAACCTTTATTCTTACATTTGACGATGGAACCCGGAGCCAGTTTGATCATGCGCTTCCCGAACTGGACCGCCTCGGTTATAAAGCCGTTTTTTTTATTATGACAGTCGCCATGGATAAAAACCGCTATATGACCCGCAAGCAAATACGCCGTCTGGCAGAGGAAGGGCATGTGATCGGTTGTCATACCTGGGATCATCATGATGTTCGGTTTTACAAAGAAGCAGATTGGCAGGTTCAGTTGGTGCAGCCGGCCCGTTTGCTTGAAGCGGTAACTGGCAGGCCGGTTCGGTACTTCGCCTATCCATTTGGGAGCTGGAACGCGGCCGCTGTTAAACAGCTTATAAACAATAATTATAAAATGGGCTTTCAGCTTTACGGACCGTTGGATCGGGAAACCCCCGAGTTTACAGTTCGGCGTATCCTGGTGGATGGGGGCTGGAGCGCAAACCGGTTGATGAAGGCGATGGCGCAGTTTAAGGCCCAAAATCCATAG
- a CDS encoding zinc-dependent alcohol dehydrogenase family protein → MRLPATINAMVLYQQGKPLQYTTLPMPQPQEGQVLVKVLACGVCRTDLHITDGALPDPKLPLVPGHEIVGYVVRAGREVQQLKEGDWVGIPWLGHTCGACSYCCSGRENLCDRAIYTGYNIDGGYATYTVAWEQFCFPLVESFHNAAAAPLLCAGLIGYRSYRKVPDTARRIGFYGFGAAAHLLLQLARFEGKEVYAFTRAGDTGGQQFARDCGATWVGDSLQDPPVPLDAAIIFAPQGALVPKALAAIDKSGVVVCAGIHMSDIPSFPYHLLWQERAICSVANLKRNDGREFLALASKVPVKASVRFFELRQANDALDALRNGSLQGAAVLVMPQGGQAGW, encoded by the coding sequence ATGCGATTACCCGCCACGATAAACGCAATGGTATTGTATCAGCAGGGAAAGCCCCTGCAATACACCACACTGCCCATGCCGCAACCTCAGGAAGGGCAAGTGCTGGTAAAGGTGTTGGCCTGCGGTGTATGCCGCACCGATCTGCATATCACGGACGGAGCGTTGCCGGATCCCAAGCTGCCGCTTGTGCCCGGTCATGAAATTGTTGGATATGTAGTGCGCGCCGGGCGTGAGGTGCAGCAACTGAAAGAGGGCGACTGGGTTGGAATTCCCTGGTTGGGGCACACCTGCGGAGCATGCAGCTATTGTTGCAGCGGCCGGGAGAATCTTTGCGATCGGGCAATTTACACAGGATATAATATAGACGGTGGGTATGCTACCTACACTGTAGCCTGGGAGCAGTTTTGTTTTCCATTGGTAGAAAGCTTTCATAATGCGGCGGCGGCACCTTTGTTATGTGCAGGACTGATTGGTTACCGGTCTTACCGGAAAGTGCCGGATACCGCTCGTCGGATCGGATTTTACGGTTTTGGAGCAGCCGCCCACTTGTTGTTGCAGCTGGCGCGCTTTGAGGGTAAAGAAGTGTATGCTTTCACCCGTGCCGGTGATACGGGCGGCCAGCAGTTCGCCCGCGATTGCGGTGCCACATGGGTTGGGGATTCTTTGCAGGACCCGCCCGTGCCTTTAGACGCAGCAATTATCTTTGCCCCTCAGGGTGCGCTGGTTCCAAAGGCCCTGGCCGCTATCGATAAATCGGGGGTTGTGGTATGCGCAGGCATTCATATGTCTGATATACCATCGTTTCCGTACCATCTTTTATGGCAGGAGCGTGCGATTTGTTCTGTAGCCAATTTGAAACGTAATGATGGGCGGGAATTTCTGGCATTGGCATCCAAGGTTCCGGTAAAGGCTTCCGTTCGGTTTTTTGAGCTTCGGCAGGCGAATGATGCGCTTGATGCGCTCCGTAATGGTAGTTTGCAAGGTGCTGCCGTGTTGGTGATGCCGCAGGGTGGCCAGGCTGGTTGGTAG
- a CDS encoding response regulator: MTKILLIEDNPEIRENMTEILELAGYEVFTAPNGKEGIDAALKELPNLILCDIMMPVLDGYGVLHLVQKHAQLQSVPFIFLTAKSERNEIRKGMESGADDYITKPFDSIELLNAIEIRLKKVELLKRPFQGNLEGVNELISVTYGKDYLEELRKDRNINRYKKKQIIYAEGNHPSRIYYIQKGKVKTFKRNDDGKELIVGLYAEGDFLGYLPLMEGRTYHETAEAMEDVELSIIPRSEFEELLGSNPAVMKKFMGILARNVDEKAEQLLAVAYNSLRKKVADTLVTLNRKYNKDQDESFHIDLSRENLAAIAGVAKESLIRMLSELKEENLINLEGRKIRILNYAKLETMFN, translated from the coding sequence ATGACAAAGATATTGCTTATCGAAGACAATCCCGAAATCAGGGAAAACATGACCGAAATTCTGGAGCTTGCAGGCTACGAAGTTTTTACTGCTCCAAACGGCAAAGAAGGTATCGACGCAGCCCTCAAAGAACTACCCAACCTGATCCTTTGTGACATTATGATGCCGGTACTGGACGGTTATGGTGTGCTGCACCTGGTACAGAAACATGCCCAGCTGCAAAGCGTTCCGTTTATATTTCTCACTGCAAAATCCGAAAGAAATGAGATCCGGAAAGGAATGGAATCGGGAGCAGACGATTATATTACCAAGCCCTTTGACAGCATCGAGTTACTGAATGCAATCGAAATACGTTTAAAAAAGGTGGAACTGTTGAAACGGCCATTCCAGGGCAACCTGGAAGGCGTCAATGAACTCATCTCGGTTACTTACGGTAAAGATTATCTTGAAGAACTCAGAAAGGACCGGAATATTAACCGGTATAAAAAGAAGCAGATCATTTACGCAGAAGGCAACCATCCTTCCCGCATCTACTATATTCAAAAAGGAAAAGTAAAGACATTCAAGCGCAACGATGACGGAAAAGAACTCATTGTGGGACTCTATGCAGAAGGCGATTTCCTGGGATATCTGCCGCTAATGGAAGGGCGAACCTATCATGAAACGGCTGAAGCCATGGAAGATGTTGAGCTTTCAATTATCCCCCGATCCGAATTTGAAGAATTACTCGGAAGTAATCCTGCGGTAATGAAAAAATTCATGGGTATACTGGCCCGCAATGTGGATGAAAAAGCAGAACAATTGCTGGCTGTTGCTTACAATTCCTTACGAAAAAAAGTGGCGGACACCCTGGTCACGCTGAACCGGAAATACAATAAGGACCAGGACGAAAGTTTTCACATTGATTTGTCGCGCGAAAACCTGGCAGCGATAGCTGGTGTGGCCAAAGAATCGTTAATTCGTATGCTGAGCGAACTGAAAGAGGAAAACTTAATTAACCTGGAGGGACGTAAGATCCGGATATTGAATTACGCGAAGCTTGAAACCATGTTCAATTAA